The stretch of DNA ATTTTCTGCAGAAGTTTTGGGTCTAGTTTTTCTTCTTCCAGCTGGGAGTTCAAGTCATATAGACAATGGCTAGATAGGGACTTTGCATGTGCCCAGTGTGCCTAGAGCCTTGACTTACGTGATCTCCAAGAGTCTGAGACTGGCCTATCAGCCCCTAACTACAAGTGATTTTCTTAGAGACTTAGCCTCTTTTGTGGGTTTCACAAATGGGATGAAGCTATACTTATATGATGAACATACTCAAAAATTATTAGATTCATGGAATTTTATTGCTGAAAGGCACTGAGTCCAATCATCTCATTTTACTGAGAAGATCCAGAGGAATTATGTAACTTGTCTGACACCCAGCTAGTTAGTTACAAAATTACTCCTGGTCCTATCTCCAAACCTCATGAAGAGGAAATGTCCTGTGACTGTCCGTGCCCTATCTTTAGGAGGACGTATCATCACTGTGGGTCCACCACACTTCAGAAGCAGCTTTGTGAGGCCCTTCTATCAGCCCTCACATAGACTCTACAGGAGAATACTAGCATGGTGGGGAAGTTACCTCCCAGTCCACAGTGTGAAGGGGCTTGACCTTTCCCTCCTGAGTAAGTAAGAGAATGGGGTGTGCTTTCAGGGTAGGAGTCCTTTTCAAGATTCTTAGGTCTCCCAAATAACATTCCTAAGCCATGTCTTGCAAGCATCATGTGTATCTGGGGAACTGTGATGATTCAtgtttggtgtttgtttttatgttacaCAGTACAGAAAGTTGTTGTATAAGCTCCTAGAATTGTCAAGTGGGAAGAGTCCTAGAGATTCTTATTTCATTAGTTTCTTGATTTCTCAGCTGAGAAAACTAAAACCCACAGAGATGAAGTGACTTGGTAGAGATAATATTTCTTGCTTATGATTTATAGGAAGCCAAACTTAAGTCTGTAGTTGTTCATTCCTAACAATATTAACCATGCTGTTTACATAATAGTATCTGAAAACTAATTGCCTactttaaatgaaaagagaaaagtacGAGTTTGCTCCAAAACATctcttaaatttataattaaatgacATGAgctagttttataaaatattttatttacagtaGAGCTTTACAAAAATAGtcttaataaaattaatacaaatccCTTTTACAATATAACTTATATGACTATCTTCTCAAAAAAGTGACATTCGATTATAACACATAAACTACATTTATAGTTGTTAAGCCACCTTGTagtataaatatgttttcatcatctttttttgtAATAAGGTACACACCAATAACAATGAACAGTGGACAACAAATCTCATTTTGTTATTCTTCCGATGTAAAATTCATCTCTGGccaaaacaaaattaaccaaagaaaagtaaaacaattgtCCCTCTCTTCAACAATACAgtcctttttaattatttgagagtTTATCTGACAGAGACACAGCATTAAACTGAAAGCACCATGGCATAAAGTCTAGTAACATTATCCTCAAAAGCTTTTTCCAATGTCTTTCCTTCAACTGTTTATTCACTATTTTGCCAGTACAAATAAAGATTGATCTCAACTCTCTCCTTCATTAGTCTCAAGTGTTCCTATTATGCATTGAGTTTTCAGATCTTCCCAACTGGCATGTATTTTAAGTGTGAGTTTCTTTCTTTGGCTTCACGTGGAGTTTCACAACACTTATGAAACATACTGAGCTCCTCCATGTGGCTGGATCTCTGTGACTCCCCATCCAACAATATTCCCCCGGATGTGACAAGACTCTGCTCCTCCAGTCTCTCTTATCTTTTCATTGCTAAGAACACTATCCCAGATATTGAAACCTGTGAGTCTCCCAGAGAAGGCTAATGTTTCATCAAAGCCACCACCCACACAGCAGCCATTCTTTTCTTGGCCAATCTGCAGGATTCCTCCCTCAGGAACAATGTGACCTGTGGCCATCTCAACAGTGGTAGCCACCAGTTCACCATTTACCCACAAGGATGTGAGCCCTTTCTCTGAATTCCAGGTGCCGCACAGGTGGGTCCACCTTCCCAGGGAAACCATGGTTTCAGCAACCAGTTTGTTCTCCTCTCCACCCACCACAAACACTATGGACTGGTAGCTGAGATACAGCTGGATTTCATATGGATTCCTCTTTGTGCCATAGGAAAACAGGATGGTTTTGTTTAATACATCTGTGGCTTTGACCCAAATGCAGGCAGTGAAAGATTCAAGCCTCATTGGTCTCACTGGATGCACGCTTCCAAAAATCTTCTTGGAACGCATTGGGAATAAAATAGCTGTTTCACAACCTAGAGTagcaagaaaataagaatattaaagaaaatataaatttattcagAATTATTCTGGCATTAGTTGTTTCAACATAAGCATTTTAATGACTACAATTGAAAGCTATATGAAACCCTACATTATGACTTAAGGAGCTTCAACTGTAATCTCTGCAGagcagagaaaatgagaaaaaggaaagccaATTGTCTTATCCAATGAAGCATCGAAATGAAGAGAAAGCATGCAAATAGAAGAAAGAGCCAACTAGTCCAAACCCACAAAATAACAAAAGCCATAACTACCTCCCCTTCCAATTTGCATATTTTgttactgctttaaaaaaaaaaaaaaaaaaaaaaagttgaatcaCTATCAGTTAACTTCAGACAATAATTCTATAATTTCCAAGAATTCAGAACCCAACCTGGTTCTCTCTTTTTGCCACCACCAGCTTCCTAAAATAATAAACCTATGAAATTCAGTAGACCTAGTTCGCTCTATTTAGCCTTTACCAACATGCATTTTTCAGCAAAATTCTAGGATACTGATGTTATTGCagaatactttattttatttactcatttatttattttgagacagaggctcactctgtcacccaggctggattgcagtagtgcgatctcagctcattgcaaccttcgcttcccaggttcaagcaattctcctgcctcagcctcccaagaagctgggactacagattcacaccactgcgcccagctaattttagtattttttttttagacatggggtttcatcacattggccaggctggtctcgaactcctgatcttgtgatccgcctgcctcagccttccaaagtgctgggattacaggcataagccaccgcacccagcctgcagaatacatttttttttttttttttttttttttttgagacggagtcttgctctgttgcccaggctggagtgcagtggccggttctcagctcactgcaagctccgcctcccgggtttttacaccattctcctgcctcagcctcccaagtagctgggactacaggcgcccgccacctcgcccggctagttttttgtatctttagtagagacggggtttcaccgtgttagccaggatggtctcgatctcctgacctcgtgatccgtccgtcttaATACACCAAATGTTCTCGGATATTTGTAAACCTTGCAGAGTTTTTAGAAAACTACCTTTGAAAGGCAACAATGTATAATAATGATGACTAAGCTTATTGGGCATTCACTATGTATCAGATACTGTTCTAATCACTTTGTATGTCATTTGCATCCTCATGCCAACCCTAAGAGATAGTCTTTtacattcctattttacagatgagaaaacttaggTAAAAGTAACTTATCTATGTTTACATAGCTGATAAGTAGTAAAACTAGAGTTTGAACTTTTGCAGTCTGGTCACAGAGGCCACGCCCTTAACCAGCACACTACATTGCCTCTTATTAATAGAACCCCTAGATTTCTCTAGGAGGGCTAGAATCCAGATGGTGTTACTACTAATGAGCTGTGCAACTTTGGATGAGCCCCATAATTTCTCTAGGCTTTAGTGTTATCTTAAAAAGGCCCTACCATTCTGCTCCTAATATTCTGCAAGTCTGTAAGCAGCAAGTATGTAGCACTCAAGAGCTGAATAGaccaaaaatatgtttaaaaattctaCGTTGTCTATAGGCTTATAATTACTATTTGAGCAGTAATTGAAAATCTTTAAGAGAAGTACATTCTTTCAAGGGGCCTGGTTGGAGAACATGTTTCTGCTAAAGAGCACTTGGGAGGGGGCCTTTCAAATCTGAGGTGGAAAGCTCAGTAAGTTTCCATCACTGTCCATCTCAAGGCGACttagcaatttgggaagctggaGATGCTGAAACGAAAACATTTTACGTATCCCTGGGAAAGAACAGGTGAGCTCtgcatctatatacatatatgtgtgtgtgtgtgtgtgtatatatgtgtatatatacacatgtgtatatatacttatatagatatgtatacatatatacaattatatatacatatatacatatgtatacatacatacgtatacatatatgtgtatatacacatatatgtgtatgtatacatacatatatgtatataaatgtgtgtatatatatgtgtgtgtgtatgtaggtatttttttaaaaatcacctaaatTAGGGCAGGTATAACAACCTAAAGAAGATTTGCCATAAGATAGCTTTGAAAAGCAAATTCTCAGAACGGTTCCAGAATAACTGGTGAAGAGAACTTGCAGAACCCAAACATCCATGTAAAAGTGTGGTAAACTACGTCAGGTTCCTACAAGTGGCTCAGGGCTAAGCTCTATCCtgaaaacattaaacaaatatgAACCTTATCCTTTAGTATTAGGGATAGTCAAATAAAATATTGACATTCAGATAATCATATAAAAGTAACTACAATACTAAAACACAAAACTGGCCCTGtcatgctttcattctttttcactaAATAATTTGAacttctgaagattttttttaaaattaatttttaatgaggCAGTGATTcttatttcaaatgaaattgctaggtacatcttttttttttatctgtgttaattaaaatcaaataaa from Piliocolobus tephrosceles isolate RC106 chromosome 2, ASM277652v3, whole genome shotgun sequence encodes:
- the PTX3 gene encoding pentraxin-related protein PTX3 — translated: MLLRSNSAHLRVSSRQLWKELCVSPAMHLLAILFCALWSAVLAENSDDYDLMYVNLDNEIDNGLHPTEDPTPCDCRQEHSEWDKLFIMLENSQMREGMLLQATDDVLRGELQRLREELGRLAESLARPCEQGALAEAKLASALDELLQAHRDAGRRLERLEVAETQRPEEAGRALAAMLEELRQTRADLHAVQGWAARTWLPAGCETAILFPMRSKKIFGSVHPVRPMRLESFTACIWVKATDVLNKTILFSYGTKRNPYEIQLYLSYQSIVFVVGGEENKLVAETMVSLGRWTHLCGTWNSEKGLTSLWVNGELVATTVEMATGHIVPEGGILQIGQEKNGCCVGGGFDETLAFSGRLTGFNIWDSVLSNEKIRETGGAESCHIRGNIVGWGVTEIQPHGGAQYVS